The genomic segment GAAATTTTTGGTGTTGGAGAGATGGGGATTGGTAATACTTCTACTAGTAGTGCCGTGTTGTCAGTATTAACAGACGTAAGAGTGGAAACAGTTGTAGGAAGAGGTGCTGGAATCACAGACGAAGCGTTTGAGAAAAAGAAGGAAGTTATTAAGAAAGCAATAAAGGTGAACAATCCGGAAAAAGATGATCCAATAGATGTAGTTTCAAAAGTTGGAGGCTTTGATTTAGCAGCCATGGCAGGAGTATTTTTAGGATCTGCTTATTATAAAGTTCCAGTTGTTATTGATGGCTTTATATCATCAGTTGCTGCGCTTATAGCCTTTAAATTAAATTCAAAAACTAGAGATTATATGTTTACTTCACATGATTCAAAAGAATTAGGATTTAAAGTTGCAATGAAAGAATTAAGCTTAAGTCCAATATTAGACTTAAATATGGGACTTGGAGAAGGAAGTGGATGCCCACTAGCATTTTCAATAATGAAATCTGCATGTGCAATTATGAATAACATGGCGACTTTTGAGGAAGCGGAGATTAACGACAGTTATTTAGATGAACTTAAGGCTATGAATAAATGATAAATATTTAAATGATTGCAGGGGATTAAATTAACTATTTATAATTTAATAAGGCACATGAAAGTAAATAATAGGTAAAAAACTACTAAGGAATGTTTTTTTATGTAGAAAAGTTCCGTATTGCAGTATAGCTGATCTTTTCATAAGTGTATAGCTGCTTTTTATAAGTTGTATATTTCTAGTCGTGCGAGGAAGTAAAAGATCATCATAGTGGGGTTAATATGGAACTTAAAGAATATGTTATAATAACTGTATACTCTATGAAAATATGAGTATGTAAAGCAGTTAAAACTGATAATATTATGTTTTAATAATTTGATAATAATATATTTGTTTTGACAAACTGTTATAAAGTAATAAATAAGCAGCATTTTTGAATATAAAAATACTTGTTTTTATGAATAAGAAAGGAGAGTGTTTATGGAATTAGGACTTATTCATATTTATTGTGGAGATGGAAAGGGAAAGACAACAGCGGCTATGGGTCTTGGGATGAGGGCTGTTGGACGTCAAAAGAAAGTTTTATTAACACAATTTTTAAAAGATAATGAGACTGGTGAATTGAATTCTATTGATAAGCTAGGAAATGACTTTGAAGTTTTTAAAGGAACTCCTGTAAAGAAATTTTTTAAATTTATGAGTGAAGAAGAGCAGATAGAGACTAAAAGAGAGCATGAGGAAAGATTTTTTAGAGTTACTAAGAAGGCTGTAGAAGAAAATTTTGATTTATTGATATTAGATGAAGTGATTGCATCTACTAACTTAGATTTAATCCCTCTAAGTGAAGTGATAAATTTTTTAGAAAACAAACCAAAGGGATTAGAAGTTGTTCTAACTGGTAGGAATCCTAATGAAAAGTTAGTTGAACTTGCAGATTATGTTTCAGAAATTAAAGCTGTAAAACATCCATATGAGAAAGGAATAGGCTCAAGGATAGGTATAGAGAAGTAATTTATTTTTAATAGTATTTTGGGCTTAAATTAGAGTATATGAATTATTTGATAATTGGAGGGTCTAAGAGTGGTAAATCAGAAGTTGGAGAAAAAATAGCTCTGACTTTAAATAGAAACAAAGTTATATATATTGCTACGATGAATCCATATGATAAAGAAGATGAAGATAGAATAGAGAGACATAAAAAAAGTAGAGAAGGATTAAATTTTAAGACACTAGAAGTTACTAGAGATTTGGATAGTGTGATTAATACAATCAATTGCAAGGATACTGTACTTATAGATAGTATAACCTCCCTTTTGACTAATGAGATGTTTGTTGAAAATAATATTATAAAAAATCCTTCGCATAAGATATTAAATGATATAAGGCAAGTTATGAATAATGCAAAGAATGTTGTTATTGTAAGTGATTACATATTTAATGATGCTATACAATATGATGAAATAACTGAAAATTTCAAGAAAGAACTAGCCATTATAAATAGAGGGTTAGCAAATTATTGTGAGAATGTTATAGAATGTAGCTTCGGATTAATTAAGTATATTAAACATGAGGAGAAATAACTTTATGAAGAAATTATACAAAGGATTTATTATGGCATTAAGCATGTTTACGATACTTCCAACTCCATATGTTGAATGGGATGACGATGGAGTAAAAAATATGATGAAATTTTACCCACTGATTGGATTAATAATTGGAATCTTGTGGAGTATAATATATTATTTGGCGAGTATATTAAATATCTCAATTGTTTTAAAGAGTTCGATAATTACCATAGTACCATTTATAATAACAGGAATGCTGCATTTGGATGGTTTTATGGACGTTTGCGATGCAATTCTTTCAAGGAGAAGTAAGGAAGAAAAACTCAGAATACTTAAAGATTCAGCTACAGGAGCGTTTGCAGTAATATCCCTAGTGATTTTGTTCTTTTTACAATTTGGAGGGGTATATTCTATTTTAGAAAAAAATAGTTCTCTTTATACATTAATTTTGATTCCAATAATAAGTAGAAGTGTTGTAGCGTATTATCTTTTAAGCAGAGCAACTATAAAAGAAAGTACTTTAGGGACTTATTTTAAAAAAGGGACAAATGTGTATGATAAGCTTATTATGATAATAACATTGATAATAGCATTAATAATATCAGTAATTTTGTTAAATATTTATGGAATAATATTAGTTTTATTAATGAGTTTAGGAATTAAATTGTCAGTAGAAAAATGCAGAAAAGAATTTGGTGGAATATCTGGAGATGTTGCCGGATTTGCTTTGGTTATAGGTGAAGTAGTTGGAATATTAATACTAGGAATAATCCCGTAAAGGGAAGGGTGGCGTTTATGAAATTAATTTTTGGTGGAGCTTATAATGGAAAATTAGATTATGTAAAAGAAAAATATAAAGTAAGTAATGAACAGATATTTTTCTGTAGGGATGAAAATATAGAATATAATAAGGAAATCATATGTGGATTACATATTTTTGTTAAAGCGTGTGTTTCTAATAAGCTTAACCCAATAGAAGTTTTAAAAGATAAAATGGATTTGTTAGAAAATAAAATAATAATATGTGACGAAATAAATTCTGGAATTGTTCCAATCGAAAAATTTGATAGAATATGGAGAGAAGAAACTGGGCGATTACTTCAGTTTCTAGCAAAGCATTCTTCCCATGTATATAGAATATTTTTTGGAATTGAAGAGGAATTGAAAAATAATACAATTTAAAGAAAGAGGTAAATTAGTTATAGATTTAATTGAAAAAACTATAGCGATTAAGGTATGAACGAAATTAAGTTATATTTGGTCAGGCATGGAAAAACTTATTGCAATGAAAGACAATTATATTGTGGTAAAAGTGATGTTGAATTAAGTGAAAGTGGGAAAGAGCAATTAAGGGAAATTTCTAGAAGGGTTAAATATACAAAGTGCGATTTTTACTTTACAAGTGGGGCAAAGAGAGCAAATCAAACATTAGAAATCATTTGTCCACAGAATAAGTATAAAATTTTAAACAAGTTTTTTGAGTATGATTTTGGTGATTTTGAATTAAGATCATATGAAGAACTAAAATTGTTAAAAGAGTATATAACTTGGATAGAAGACAAAGAAGGAAATGTAAAATGTCCAAGTGGAGAGAGCAGAGCAGAATTTAGAAAAAGAGTTAATGATGGATTTGTGGAGCTTATAAATTATCTCATTAAAGAAAATATAGATACTGCTTTTGGAGTGATTCATGGAGGAAGTATAGGTATACTATTGGAAATGTTTTATGATAATAAGAAAAAATTTTATGAGTGGCAGCCTAGCAATGGAGAAGGGTACGAACTTACAATAAAAATTAGAGAAGACAAGCAATTCGAAATAAAAAATGTATCTCAAATATAGCAAGATAATATGATTAGAACTATTTTGGAGATGCGAAAGAAGATAACGAGGAGAACTATATGATTGAACTTAGTATAGGATTTGTTTTGGATTTATTAATTGGCGATCCTAATAATCCGCTTCATCCAGTTAGAGGAATTGGATATGTGGCTAAAAAACTTGAAGCACTGTTTAGAAGAATCCTTAGAAAGCATTTAAAAGCAGCAGGTCTTATTGTATGGATTCTTACTGTGTCAATAATATTTGCAATTGTATTCGCAATTATTAACTTATCTAGAGAATTTAATATTTACTTTGGAATTATTTTAGAGGGAATCTTGATATATTTTTGCATATCATCGAAAGCATTAGTTGTTGAAGGATATAAAGTAGTTAAGTTTTTATTAATAAATGACTTAGATGGCGCAAGAAAGCAGCTATCATTTATAGTGGGGAGAGACACTGCAAGTTTGAGTAAAGAAGGAATAATAAGAGCAGTTGTTGAAACTATAGCAGAAAATATGGCAGATGGGGTCATAGCTCCGTTATTTTATGCTATGATTTTTGGAGCGCCTCTCGCATTCGCATATAAAGCGGTGAATACATTAGATTCGATGTTTGGATATAAGAACGATGAATACATAGAGTTTGGGTATTTTCCGGCGAAATTGGATGATATTTTTAATTTTATTCCAGCCAGGATAACAGGAATGTTGATAATATTAGCTTCTGCATTTCTAGGATATGATTATAAAAATAGCTTTAAGATATACAGAAGAGATAGACATAATCATACAAGCCCTAATAGTGCGCATCCAGAAGCAGCTATAGCTGGTGCATTAGGGGTACAGCTTGGAGGGGCAAATTATTATTTTGGAAAACTTGTAAGTAAGCCTACAATAGGAGATAAAATTAAAGAAATTGATATCAATGATGTTAAGAAGACTGCTAAGGTCCTCTATTTATCATTTTTTATAGGATTTGTACTTACTTTAATATTTAGAAAGCTAATGATAACAATGTTTTAAGTGTCAGAAATTTGGGTGATTAACGAATATTATAATATAGAGATGTGAGAGTTAATATTAAATTAAAATTAATATATATATTGAAATAGTAAATTTATATTTAAGCTTATAACAAGCTAAAAATAAATTAAGATTGAAGTGGAGAAATTTAATTGAAACATATATGCACTATGCATAGGGAGGAAAGTCATGGCAAGCTTTGGACATGGTGGAAATGCTAAAGAAATAAGTAGAGAAAACAAAATAAATTACAAAGACATAATTGATTTTTCAGCTAATATTAATCCATTGGGAATGTCAAGTAGTGTAAAAGATGCGATTATTGAAGGTATAGATGAAATTGAGAAATATCCTGATATAACTTATTTTGAATTGAAGGATTCAATAGAAAAGTTCGAAAATGTTAGTAAAGAAAATTTGATTTTAGGTAATGGAGCAGCAGAAGTTTTATTTAATTCAGTAAGAGGAATTAATCCAAAGAATACACTAATTTTGGCCCCAACTTTTTCAGAATATGAAGAGGCAGCAAAGGCAATAAATAGTAATATTATTTATTATAATTTGAAAGAAGAAAATGATTTTAATATAAGAGAAGATATTCTAAATGATATAAATGAAAACTTAGATTTGATATTTATATGTAATCCCAATAATCCAACAGGTGTTATAACTGAAATAGATTTATTAAAAAGAATTTTGAACAAAGCGGAGAGAAATAATGTTAGGGTAATAATAGACGAATCGTTTTTGGATTTCAGAGAAGAAAGTTTTTCAATGATTCCCTATATAGATAAATATAAAAATTTAATTATAATAAAATCTTTGACCAAATTTTTTGCGCTTCCAGGTATAAGAATTGGTTATGCTATTTGCAGTGATTCAACACTAAAAGAGAAGATAGAAACTATATCTCCTGCTTGGAATATAAATATCTTGGCAGAAATAGCAACAAAAGCAGCACTTAATGAAAAGAATTATATAAAGAAATCTATAGAATTTATAGACCATGAAAAAAAATACCTTTATAATGAAATAAGAGAAATAGATGGAATTAAAGTCTTTGAACCAAGTGTGAATTTTGTTTTATTAAAAACTCTGATCAAAATAGATTTGAAAAAAGAACTACTAAAGAATAATATATTAATTAGAAGTTGTAGCAATTATGTAGGATTGGATAATAGATATTATAGGATTGCTGTACGAAGTCATGAAGAGAATTACAAACTGATAAAAATAATGAAAAATATATTTGAAATGCACAGAAATGAACAATAATTTAAGTTATGTATAGGTTAATTTTATTGTTAGAATCAGATGAAATATTAAGCTTTGATAATGAGAGGAGCCAGGATATGAATAGAAAATTTATTGCTTCAATAATGAGCGTGCTTGTAGGAATGAGTATAGGAATCTCTAATGAAGTTAATGCAGAAATTAGCAATGGATGGGTCAATAACAATAATGGCTGGAGTTATTATGAAAATGGCAGTGTAAAAACTGGATGGGTAAATGATAAGGGGAATTTTTATTACCTTAAAGACGATGGGAATATGGCTGTAGGATGGATTAATGTTAATAACAAGTGGTATTATATGAGTGAATCTGGAGCCATGAAAACAGGTTGGATTCAGTATAAAGGGGCTTGGTATTATTTAAGCCAAAATGGAGAAATGGTTTCCGATGATACTGTTGATGGATACTATTTAGGAGTAGATGGATCTTGGGTTGAAAAAAATTCAACTAGCGATGCGACGGAAATTAATGATGAATTTAAAAATAATATTACTATGAAAACAGAAAAAAATGAATATGGTCTAAATACTAAAGAAATTACTGTGTATATTACAAACAATGGAAAGGAATCAGCTTATTATGGAGTAGAATATGCAGTTGAAAAATTTGTAGATAATAGATGGAGTAAAGTCCCTTTTAAAGATGAACCAATGTTTATAGAAATTGCTTATAATTTAGAACCAGGAAAAACAAGTAGTCAAGTTATTTCTCTAGAAAATTTAGAGAATTTAACTGCGGGGAAATATAGAATAGTAAAGTTTAGCGGAAGATGTGCTGCTGAATTTGAATTAAAGTAAAAACAAATAAGAGGGGTAGTATGGATAAAGAAAAAGTTGTAGTTTCATTCAGCGGGGGAAAAGATTGCACTTTAGCCTTGTATAGAATGATTAAAAGTGGTTATAAAATAATAGGATTATTAGTTACTTTCGAAAATAAAAATGATTCGTATTTTCATAAAATACCAAGGAATGTTTTTCAGGACATTTCTAAAGAATTGGAAATTCCACTTATTGAAATAGATTGTAGCAATAAGAATAATTATGAAGAAGAATTTGAGCTGGCATTAAAAGCTTCAAAAGATAAAGGCGCTGAAATTTGTGTATTTGGAGATATAGATATAGAAGCACATAGAAGCTGGTGTTTAGATAGGTGCAAGGCAGCAGAAATTAAAGGAGTATTTCCTTTATGGCAAGAAAATAGGGAAAAGCTTACTAATGAATTTATAGACTGTGGTTTTAAGGCTATAATTAAAAAGGTAAATCTAAAGGCGCTAGGAATAGAATTCTTAGGAAAAGAATTAACCAAAGATGTTGTTAATGAAATAAAAAACTTAGGATGTGATCCTTGTGGAGAAAATGGAGAATATCATACATTAGTTTTTGATGGTCCTATATTTAAGAATTCAATCAAATTTAATAAGAATGGTACAGAGGTTACAGAGAATTATGGATATTTAACAGTAAACGGATTATTAGATTAATGATAGGACTTGGAAAAATAATTCGAAATTTGAATTCAAATGTTGGAAGTCAGAGATTAAAAATTAAATGTTAAGTATTGGAACTCGAATTTGAGGGGAGTAAAGAAATGGATAAAAAAAGTATAATGTTTTTAGGTACAGCGTCTTCTGTTGGTAAAAGTACTTTAGTAACAGCCCTATGTAGATATTTAAAGAATCAAGGGTTAAATGTAGCTCCTTTTAAGGCCCTAAATATTTCATTAAATTCTTATGTAACAAAAGATGGATTGGAAATGGGACGAGCTCAAGTAGTTCAAGCAGAGGCTTGCAAATTAGAGCCAGATGCTTTGATGAATCCGGTTTTGTTAAAACCAAGTGGTGAATATACACAAGTAATAGCAGATGGAAAAGTTTTTTGTAATATTGAGCCTTATAAATACAAGGAACTTAATGAAACTTTAAAGGTCAGAGTTAAGAAAGCTTATGATAAGCTAAGTAAAAAGCATGATGTAATTGTACTGGAGGGATCTGGAAGTTGTGCTGAAATAAATTTGAAAGATAGTGATATATCTAATATGGCTATGGCAGAAATTGCTGATGCACCTGTAATTTTAGTATCCGATATTGATAGAGGTGGAGTTTTTGCATCTATAGTTGGTACAATTCAATTATTACCCGAATCAGAGCGTGAAAGAATAAAAGGGGTAATAATTAATAAGTTTAGAGGTAATATAGAACTATTTAAACCTGCAATAAAACAGTTAGAGGAGATTATAAATATTCCAGTCCTTGGAGTTATGCCATATGAAAAATTTGATATTGATGATGAAGATAGTGTAACTGAAAGAATTAGGAACAAAGAAGAAGTTGGAACTTTAGATATTGCTATTATCAGGCTTTCTCATATGTCAAACTTTACTGATTTTAGTATTTTAGATAGAATTCCAGATGTGACTATACGATATGTGGATAAACCTAGTGAATTAAAAAATCCAAATTTGATTATAATACCTGGAACAAAGAATACAATTGAAGATTTAAGAAGTATGAAAGAAAATAAATTATTTGATAAAATAAAAGAATTAAAAGAGAGTGGTACACCCATTTTAGGAATTTGTGGAGGGTATCAAATGCTTGGAACGTTGATACTCGATAAATTAGGCGTTGAGGGTAATATATCTCAAGAGGATGGTTTCGGATTTTTGGATATAAAGACACGATTTAATGAGACGAAAGTTACAAAGCAGACTAAGGGAAATATTTTATGTGATCTAAAATCAATTAAGTCTATAGAAGGTAGCACTATAAGTGGCTATGAAATTC from the Clostridium beijerinckii genome contains:
- a CDS encoding adenosylcobinamide-GDP ribazoletransferase; this translates as MKKLYKGFIMALSMFTILPTPYVEWDDDGVKNMMKFYPLIGLIIGILWSIIYYLASILNISIVLKSSIITIVPFIITGMLHLDGFMDVCDAILSRRSKEEKLRILKDSATGAFAVISLVILFFLQFGGVYSILEKNSSLYTLILIPIISRSVVAYYLLSRATIKESTLGTYFKKGTNVYDKLIMIITLIIALIISVILLNIYGIILVLLMSLGIKLSVEKCRKEFGGISGDVAGFALVIGEVVGILILGIIP
- the cobD gene encoding threonine-phosphate decarboxylase CobD; protein product: MASFGHGGNAKEISRENKINYKDIIDFSANINPLGMSSSVKDAIIEGIDEIEKYPDITYFELKDSIEKFENVSKENLILGNGAAEVLFNSVRGINPKNTLILAPTFSEYEEAAKAINSNIIYYNLKEENDFNIREDILNDINENLDLIFICNPNNPTGVITEIDLLKRILNKAERNNVRVIIDESFLDFREESFSMIPYIDKYKNLIIIKSLTKFFALPGIRIGYAICSDSTLKEKIETISPAWNINILAEIATKAALNEKNYIKKSIEFIDHEKKYLYNEIREIDGIKVFEPSVNFVLLKTLIKIDLKKELLKNNILIRSCSNYVGLDNRYYRIAVRSHEENYKLIKIMKNIFEMHRNEQ
- a CDS encoding diphthine--ammonia ligase, coding for MDKEKVVVSFSGGKDCTLALYRMIKSGYKIIGLLVTFENKNDSYFHKIPRNVFQDISKELEIPLIEIDCSNKNNYEEEFELALKASKDKGAEICVFGDIDIEAHRSWCLDRCKAAEIKGVFPLWQENREKLTNEFIDCGFKAIIKKVNLKALGIEFLGKELTKDVVNEIKNLGCDPCGENGEYHTLVFDGPIFKNSIKFNKNGTEVTENYGYLTVNGLLD
- the cbiB gene encoding adenosylcobinamide-phosphate synthase CbiB; its protein translation is MIELSIGFVLDLLIGDPNNPLHPVRGIGYVAKKLEALFRRILRKHLKAAGLIVWILTVSIIFAIVFAIINLSREFNIYFGIILEGILIYFCISSKALVVEGYKVVKFLLINDLDGARKQLSFIVGRDTASLSKEGIIRAVVETIAENMADGVIAPLFYAMIFGAPLAFAYKAVNTLDSMFGYKNDEYIEFGYFPAKLDDIFNFIPARITGMLIILASAFLGYDYKNSFKIYRRDRHNHTSPNSAHPEAAIAGALGVQLGGANYYFGKLVSKPTIGDKIKEIDINDVKKTAKVLYLSFFIGFVLTLIFRKLMITMF
- a CDS encoding histidine phosphatase family protein translates to MNEIKLYLVRHGKTYCNERQLYCGKSDVELSESGKEQLREISRRVKYTKCDFYFTSGAKRANQTLEIICPQNKYKILNKFFEYDFGDFELRSYEELKLLKEYITWIEDKEGNVKCPSGESRAEFRKRVNDGFVELINYLIKENIDTAFGVIHGGSIGILLEMFYDNKKKFYEWQPSNGEGYELTIKIREDKQFEIKNVSQI
- a CDS encoding immunoglobulin-like domain-containing protein, coding for MNRKFIASIMSVLVGMSIGISNEVNAEISNGWVNNNNGWSYYENGSVKTGWVNDKGNFYYLKDDGNMAVGWINVNNKWYYMSESGAMKTGWIQYKGAWYYLSQNGEMVSDDTVDGYYLGVDGSWVEKNSTSDATEINDEFKNNITMKTEKNEYGLNTKEITVYITNNGKESAYYGVEYAVEKFVDNRWSKVPFKDEPMFIEIAYNLEPGKTSSQVISLENLENLTAGKYRIVKFSGRCAAEFELK
- the cobT gene encoding nicotinate-nucleotide--dimethylbenzimidazole phosphoribosyltransferase, translating into MNIKSKELKDIINSIREADAYVIAEADRRMTSLAKPLKSLGKLEEIAIKLAGITGKVKNNITKKMVIIMSSDNGVVEEGVASAPQSVTLAQTINFTKGLTGVAVLAKENDTELMVIDVGINCDFSYPGVINKKIRKGTNNIAKGPAMTREEAEKAILIGIESVKNAKELGYEIFGVGEMGIGNTSTSSAVLSVLTDVRVETVVGRGAGITDEAFEKKKEVIKKAIKVNNPEKDDPIDVVSKVGGFDLAAMAGVFLGSAYYKVPVVIDGFISSVAALIAFKLNSKTRDYMFTSHDSKELGFKVAMKELSLSPILDLNMGLGEGSGCPLAFSIMKSACAIMNNMATFEEAEINDSYLDELKAMNK
- a CDS encoding bifunctional adenosylcobinamide kinase/adenosylcobinamide-phosphate guanylyltransferase: MNYLIIGGSKSGKSEVGEKIALTLNRNKVIYIATMNPYDKEDEDRIERHKKSREGLNFKTLEVTRDLDSVINTINCKDTVLIDSITSLLTNEMFVENNIIKNPSHKILNDIRQVMNNAKNVVIVSDYIFNDAIQYDEITENFKKELAIINRGLANYCENVIECSFGLIKYIKHEEK
- a CDS encoding bifunctional adenosylcobinamide kinase/adenosylcobinamide-phosphate guanylyltransferase, which gives rise to MKLIFGGAYNGKLDYVKEKYKVSNEQIFFCRDENIEYNKEIICGLHIFVKACVSNKLNPIEVLKDKMDLLENKIIICDEINSGIVPIEKFDRIWREETGRLLQFLAKHSSHVYRIFFGIEEELKNNTI
- a CDS encoding cobyric acid synthase, which encodes MDKKSIMFLGTASSVGKSTLVTALCRYLKNQGLNVAPFKALNISLNSYVTKDGLEMGRAQVVQAEACKLEPDALMNPVLLKPSGEYTQVIADGKVFCNIEPYKYKELNETLKVRVKKAYDKLSKKHDVIVLEGSGSCAEINLKDSDISNMAMAEIADAPVILVSDIDRGGVFASIVGTIQLLPESERERIKGVIINKFRGNIELFKPAIKQLEEIINIPVLGVMPYEKFDIDDEDSVTERIRNKEEVGTLDIAIIRLSHMSNFTDFSILDRIPDVTIRYVDKPSELKNPNLIIIPGTKNTIEDLRSMKENKLFDKIKELKESGTPILGICGGYQMLGTLILDKLGVEGNISQEDGFGFLDIKTRFNETKVTKQTKGNILCDLKSIKSIEGSTISGYEIHNGISKIGKKAIPFIKDLDGDIVGVCDKERIVAGTYLHGMFDSEEFISSFVKSLKENNDIVVTEDIIIEKVNEYKDNEYDRLSKLFEENIDIYQLRKIMEL
- a CDS encoding cob(I)yrinic acid a,c-diamide adenosyltransferase gives rise to the protein MELGLIHIYCGDGKGKTTAAMGLGMRAVGRQKKVLLTQFLKDNETGELNSIDKLGNDFEVFKGTPVKKFFKFMSEEEQIETKREHEERFFRVTKKAVEENFDLLILDEVIASTNLDLIPLSEVINFLENKPKGLEVVLTGRNPNEKLVELADYVSEIKAVKHPYEKGIGSRIGIEK